The window CACGACTTCAattcccatccatcctttcCTTGGCGCCAGCCGCGAACTAGTGTTCCCACTTCAATCAACCATTTCCCCGCGCCATTGTTGATTTTTTGCCTAACCAAATCTTTTTATCATATTTTTCCTCgttgctttttcttttttccgtttcttttccttatttCAGTTGACCATGCAGGGTACTGACAATTCCGCAAGAACCGCCGCgacggacgaggatggcgcGGATCACATCGGCTTTGAAACCCCTCGATCCGGCATAGCCACTCCTCACCCCGACCCTCAAGATAAACGCCTGCCCGGAATCATGAGCTACTTTGCCCAGGTTCGTGAAGACCTTCCTGCAAGCCAGGAGAGCTTTTCTACAATGTCAATACCGGAGGGAGGCGTGCCCTCGGCCCCGATGCAAGGCCAGCAGTTGCTGGACTCCTTATCCACAAAACTACAGTCACTCGAGCATGCTGAAAGCTCTCAGCCTTGCGGACAAGAAGCTCGTTGCTCCCGGCAGTCTAACTCCTTGACTATTCGCACGCGCGCTAGCCAGGAAAAACTGACGGGATCAACAAACTCTTGTCTACCCTCCGTCACTTCAcactcttcctcctcctctacGAGATCTGCAGCACCAGAAACTACTTTTTCGGACGAGGAGATTAGGAGTGCCGGTTCATCAGGCGCTTCTAGTCGCTCAGAAACAGTAAAGTCTATGGGTTGTTTGCAAGATCGTCCACTTCTTTCCCAATTATCTACCCGTCCTTTCTCAGATACCGCCGCCGCATCAATTCCTCATCCTGTGCTACATACACAAGCTCACaggtcttcttctcaaactcTACACTCACAAGATGTGGCGGGGCTTGGCACAACTCAAACTAAATGGTATTCGCTTCAAGGACTGAAAGAGCTAACTCGTGGTATCATATTCAAGAGCGGCCCGCCCACTCCTACCAGGGCCCTCTCTACAGCCCAACCAGCCCCAGACAGTAGGGACACCACTCCCAATGGATCCGGCACTGATGGCGCCGAGACAAGTGGCACGCAGACTCCCAAGAACTCTGGAGCCGCTCAGTCGGCCAAGGGGAGATTGACCATCAAGATCGTTGAGGCGCGAGGAATTCGCAAGAGCCGTGACCCTTACGTCGTGGCCGTGTTCCAGCGGAGTGAGCTCATCTCTGGTGGACCTCATgccatcgaggaggaggaacatGTCATAGGAACACCGGCTGGTCTCGGCGCAATCCCAATGAAGCGTCAAGTAAGCGATTCTGGCAGGCCTATGGCAATCCCAATGCGCAGCCGTCagagcagcaacaccagcattAGTGACTACAACACATTCCGCAACCGAACCTCCCGGACCCTTTACTCAAGTCCTAAGTGGGACGCAGAAGCTGTCTTGTAAGTTTATCCATCATCCCACTCGCAGTCGTTACCACCGTCCACCGTGGAATTAGGGATGCTAACCGTCATTGTAGCGATGTCGTCGATTCGGATTTGCAGGTAGACGTTTCGGTATATGACCATGCCGCAAATGGAGAGGATTTCCTGGGCCATGTCAACCTCGAGGCCAAAAAGGATAGCCCTGTCAAGGGATGGTTTGCGCTGCAGGGACACGCAAACACCACCGTCGACAACATTCCGACGGGCGAGATATTTGTCGAGGTCACCTACCAGAGGACGGAAAGGAAGCACTTCGGTCCCACCGACTTCGAGGTCCTCAAGCTCATCGGCAAGGGCACTTTTGGCCAAGTCTACCAAGTTCGAAAGAAGGATACCCAACGAATTTATGCTATGAAGGtcttgcagaagaaggtCATTGTCCAGAAGAAAGAGGTTGCACACACCGTGGGGGAGCGAAACATTCTCGTTCGCACAGCTACGTCTGATTCGCCGTTCATCGTTGGACTAAAATTCTCATTCCAAACACCATCTGAACTGTATTTGGTGACCGATTACATGTCTGGTGGAGAGCTGTTCTGGCACCTCCAGAAGGAAGGCCGATTCGATGAGAAGCGAGCCAAATTCTACATCGCCGAGCTTATCTTGGCAATTCAGCATCTCCACAACAACGACATTGTCTACCGAGACCTCAAGCCCGAAAACATTCTGCTGGATGCGAATGGTCACATTGCGCTTTGTGACTTTGGGCTGTCCAAGGCAAATCTCACAAAGAACGACACCACCAACACCTTTTGTGGGACTACGGAATACCTCGCACCTGAAGTCCTTCTCGATGAGTCAGGATACAC of the Trichoderma breve strain T069 chromosome 4, whole genome shotgun sequence genome contains:
- a CDS encoding protein kinase domain-containing protein gives rise to the protein MSGPESAHAGGGYDLLRRATQAMMSKTAATDEDGADHIGFETPRSGIATPHPDPQDKRLPGIMSYFAQSGPPTPTRALSTAQPAPDSRDTTPNGSGTDGAETSGTQTPKNSGAAQSAKGRLTIKIVEARGIRKSRDPYVVAVFQRSELISGGPHAIEEEEHVIGTPAGLGAIPMKRQVSDSGRPMAIPMRSRQSSNTSISDYNTFRNRTSRTLYSSPKWDAEAVFDVVDSDLQVDVSVYDHAANGEDFLGHVNLEAKKDSPVKGWFALQGHANTTVDNIPTGEIFVEVTYQRTERKHFGPTDFEVLKLIGKGTFGQVYQVRKKDTQRIYAMKVLQKKVIVQKKEVAHTVGERNILVRTATSDSPFIVGLKFSFQTPSELYLVTDYMSGGELFWHLQKEGRFDEKRAKFYIAELILAIQHLHNNDIVYRDLKPENILLDANGHIALCDFGLSKANLTKNDTTNTFCGTTEYLAPEVLLDESGYTKMVDFWSLGVLVFEMCCGWSPFYAEDTQQMYKNIAFGKVRFPRDTLSQEGRNFVKGLLNRNPKHRLGATDDAEELKRHPFFNDIDWNLLAKKLISPPFKPKLKSATDVSYFDPEFTTALDQNGSLNERAAALARGYAASTPLSPSVQANFHGFTYVDESALDDHMRDLSRNDDEDMDDAHANGDDDWDNLEDIDPRQANRMSGIVKSGHDEQMVGGAHFDP